ACAAATTGTAACACGCACtcaaaagcaatacattattatttttctctttaagctATTATTCATGTGTATCTTAAGACCGATCGAAGTACATCTGATTCGAGGGTGATTGGTCTTCCAAGACTGAAATTATCCAAtttgtgtggtttgaatttactttgtcgttatttatttcaattgcaacttaatttatcactttgtatcaagttaatccgcatattattaaaatcacttacaaattcaattgttattcgattttAAGGATAAAGAGTctttaaaatatagacattcatcttaaatacaattctatttataacaatattttttcttatttcaCATTTTTTTTATCAGCCGAATAAATAATAACCCAATTAAAAGAGGGACCCAACCCAAAACCCATATACATAAATTAAATAATGCTAAAAGTAAATTAATCTCCCTCCCAAAACCGCTAATCATAACGATTATTCTAATCTTAGCCACCCAACAAACAAAATAGTGTCATGTTAGGTAAAGGGGCTCTTTGATACAACAAAAAAGTTAGTAATGTAAGTATTAGTGTATGCATCCACAATTCAAATTCGTGACTTATAGATTACACGAAAATAATTTTATTGTTGCTCCAACGTTATTAAATGTAAGAGATTGAAAAAAAAAAGCTCACATGCAATCATTAATTGCACGCGAGGATATAGATTCTAGGATTACTAACATAAAAAGTGAAACAACGTTGTAACTAGAAATAAATGGGAAGTATAGCGGAAATGACTGTTTTAGAGTTACACTTTTTCTCTAAGTGGGTTCATGTTGTATTCAAGAAATAATTATCGGTCATAACCCTTGTAGTTTAAATTTTGTTGAACATTTGACCACGCAAATGATATGCCACAAAAGTTGTTATAAATGTttgtcataatacataaagtagGCCTAAATTTTATGGGCACTCATTTAACTTTgtatttattcaaaaaaaaaaataatttacacaaaagtcaTTTTACTTTGCTATAGTTATCACAAAAGTCATCTTGGCTACATTTTAcaatacttttacttgaaaaacTTATTATGCCCTTAACATTATAAACTttctcatttatgtaataccttctatgTTATATACTATACTTATAATATAtttgtattttacttataattaaatttatattcttttatttattatttttataatatattcctACATTTAATTTTCCCatggcactcaatttgtttaatcatattcaatcatgaacatattttaaaatataaaatcgacaaaatatttatgttttaatatttatttgaaataataaaaataaatttgctTAAAATGATAGCTTTTATAATTagtaaaacttttaaaaataatttaaagatatttgtgtttaatattaaatttttaaggctttatatgttaatattatttatttaaaagtattAATCTGATGTAACAACGTGCTAAATGTAGGTATTTTATGTATTGGATTAATAAATATGGCTTAGCTGATAAATATATGAACTTTAATTTTATAATTatcattaaaaatattttattaggcATGGTTATGAACGTTGACTAGAAATTTGTTCACAGTAATGTTactgacaaatttaataatgctacatATATATCTTGAAAACTTAAGGAAAAATTAAATGTctgaatatattataaaataaaaaataaaatattcaattattttaattataaataaaatacctaggtaaaagtatattatatagtatataacatAGGATGTATTACATATATAGGAGGGTTTAATatcaagggcataatagacttttcaagtaaaaattttataaaatctaGTCAAAGTGATTATTGTGATAGCTAGAGCATAGCAAAATGAGTTTTTtgtaacaaaaaaaagaaaaatgaattttGAGCAATGAACtcaaagttgaatgacttttagGTAACCAAAAAAAAGTGATATTTATGTAATAAAAACAAAACCGAACGACCACTCATGAAATTTACCCCATAAATTAGAACTTCAATATGTACGGTTTTTCAAGGAAGGTCCTCATAATTAGACTTTTCCCTACtaaatatatttatttatgcatatatactatataacttttttgtatgtttatttatttatatttgatactccttagtaaaaattataaataccaTAATCAACGCCCACTCTCCCTCATTTCATTTCTTCTTGACACTTATTCTTTCCTGACGAACTGATTCAAGAACATCTCAAGATGGAGTGCTTTGGAACTAATGCTACGCATAACCAATCCctgaaatctcaaaaatattTCTTGGGAGCCCAGATTTTGCTTAGAATATTGGGCATTATATTCACAGTGGCTGCCACGTGGATCATTCTTACCAGCAAGCATACTACTGTTAGTGTGTTTGACATTCAGATAAATGCTCACATAAGCTATCCTCCAACTTTGAAGTAAACAGATAGGAGTATCAAAGAATTTTGcttatagttttttttttctcttaaaGTTCCTAATAGTTCTTTGTGATTTTGCACTTTTTGCCTCTCGCAGGTTTTTTGCCTATGCAAATATCATTGGATGTGGCTTCTCTGTTCTATCCCTGTTAATCACTTCCATCCTTGGCCATAAAGTTCTTGACCCAAACAACTTATTTCACATGTTCATTCATGatctggtatgtatattttgtcaCTTTATTGATCATGATGGGGTTCTTAATTAATTACTCTATCCGTTCCAACTTATGTAAACAATTTTCTTTTTCAAGATGAGTTCCATAAGTTTAACTAAATCTATTACTTTCACTTCGAACCATATATATGTATGCTAATGTATACGCATAATAAAAATCACACAACGATCATAGCAAGTAATTAAGCCGGTTTTAATTAACTTGAGATTGATGcatagttgttgttattgttggtaatTTGTGTTCAAACCTAGAAAATTATAAAAGCAAAGAAACGTTAATTCAATAAACAAAATAGAGAGTTCACAAGTTGtttgtgtgtccttaaggaatttcTCTCACTGTTGCCCAAGGTTATAGATTATTTCCCCCATGATAGAACGGAAAAACTATTCTGTAATACTGGCAATCGAAATTACAGAACCTTAACGAACTCAACAAACGAAGtaaatcacacttgacactttGTTTATTTGGAAACACAATGCaaaaaatgttttaaaaaaattttaaaaaaataataaaaaggaaGAAATTTTTAGATTTTCCATGTATGAAAAATGAGTtaagcctctaaatttatagacaatgaaagggtgagatgaagaTGTGCAATTCAAAAGATGCTtcttccattttccattcacaccCATTCATGAAACCTAACAGTTatacacataataaaatcatagTTATTTTGAACTCACTCACCCTAGGTCGTGCATTTACATGTATGTAACATGTGTTATGAATTATCTTATTTTTAAGTTCCTCGACCAATGTGATATATGTAGTGTTATTGAAAACATGCATTTAATTTGTTTTTTCTGTGTACAGATTGTGATGGGATTATTGTTGGCTGGATGTGCAGCAGCAACAGCAATTGGATTTGTGGGGAAATATGGAGTGAGGCAGGCTGGGTGGATGCCCATTTGTGATCACGTTCCCAAATTCTGTCACAGAGTTGCAGATAGTGTCATGCTCTCTTACTTGGGCGTTCTCTTCTACCTCTGCCTTACTATCATTTCTGTAAATCGATCTACACATAGCTAAGTTTGAAAAACAATTAGGAGCACTATATTCTAAGAAATTTCATTTTGCATCAATATATCACTAAGTAAAAGAAATTATACAGACTACAGCTACTActgtaaaaataaattattatcaCTACATCAAACAAAACTAGCAAAAGTTATAATTTTGGTAGAATCATAAATTGCTTGTAATTACTGCGTTATTCAGAGAAGTTACTTACTATTATCTTTGTAATgactcgatcggtcgttttgctttttagaacccttttcccctaaataagactcctcgtacgtatttttactattttatgacttgtggggatggttaatTCGGTATTTagaagggttcgagttgaaatcggaacacttggttccttaaggttgcctaaaaaggctaagtttcacttcggtcaacgttttgagtgaacgacctcagaatcgggatttgacggttccaataggttcgtatgataatttcggacttgggcgtatgttcggatcggattttggatgactcgggagcgtttcggcgcctaatagtgaaagttggttctttgagggttttgaagttctttaaatttggtttggagtagtttttggtgttatcgaggtccaaatgggatTCTGAGACCagaaatagttctgtatggtgatttaagacttgcacgcaaaatttggtgttattccaagaagtttaagtatgtttcggcgcgttgggagtaaattgaagaacttgaagttcatattttgattcgatttggagtgtgattcttggttttgttgttgttttacgcgtttcgagagctcgagcaagtccgtattatgtttatagacttattggtatatttggacggggtctcggggaccccggatgccattcggacgatgcgcggaTTGAGTCAAGACTCAAAATAGGCTGTTGGTGCACCAGttttggtgtgcccgcacatgcgagtgtgagcccgcaggtgcgtgTTTTGTGCTGCAGATGCATGTGATTTTGCGCACCTGCAAACGCGCAGGTGTGATAGGGGAAAGCGCAAAAGCAgtacgagccgcagaagcgacactcttgtcgcagaagcgagaccatAGAAGCGGGATCCCGTCCACAGATATGGCCTACGTTGGGCCTatggagttccgcagaagcgagccttgtACGGCAGAAGCGGCGCCGCAAATACGGCCCAATTACCGCATATGCGGAAGTACTGCTGGGCAGAATCCTCGTTTAATGAGAGGACTTAGGCATTTTAGCTCACTTATTGTTTGTGAGATTCtgggagctcttagagaggggattacacgtagcactttgaggtaagtaatttctacacaatgtgagttaaatgcatagtttatgggtagattataacatgtaaattagtgacaatcatgggtttaggtgaaaacctaggtttttgataaaaatgagatttagccACGAAATTTGTTATGACATTTAGTGCAAATCatgtatttgagttcatgaggttatgggtaactactttcttcaaagatttccggaatctgggcacgtggcccgagggtgaattttaggaatcctatatttgggattgggtaatcactttaatagttagattatgaacatttgaacatgtattgaccaTTTTATATAACATTGAACTAGTTTCGAGTCATTTGGCACCGAATTGAAGGTTTGAGCACAATTTACGATCGGAAAGTAggttttgagacgaggtaagtctcatttctaacattgtaagagggaattaaccccataggtaaattgATTAATATGTGCTCCTATATGTGGAgactacgtacacacgaggtgacgagagtccgtaccagtcaattcaagatttattaagagataattatttaaaaaacacGAATCCTCAATAACAGTCGAGTGGCCcgttcaagaatttaagtaagTGAAATTTAGCCTCCTACCATTCCCCTATCAAGTTTCAacatgatttaagcaattaagaTAACAAGTAGGGTGCATACATCGTAAATATAACATGGTATGGGTCCTATACTACCAGTACAATAGCAAAATcagtaactacgtacggactctcgttaaCTCGTGCATACGTATTCCCCACATATAGGAGCACATattaatcaattcacctatggggttaattccctcttacaaggtttgaaaagagacttacctagtctcaaagcctactttccggtccaagattatGCATAAACCTTcaattcggtgccaaacgacttGAAACTAGTCCAATGTTATATAGAatgatcaatacatgttcaaaagttcatattctaactattaaagtgattacctaACCCCAAatgtaggattcctaaaattcacccacgagcccggatttcggaaatgtttgaagaaagttgttacccataacctcatgaactcaaatatatgattttcactaatttacatgttataatctacccataaactatgtatttaactcacgtTGTGTAGAAATTACTCACCTAAAGTGCTAGGTCAAATctcctctctaagagctccaagaatcgcccaaacaaatgaaataagtgagcaaaaatgcctaagtcccgtcaTTAAATGAGGATTCTGCCCAGCAGTACTTCCGCATCTGAGGTAATTGGGCCGCATTTGCAGCGCCGCTTCTGCGGCACAaggcccgcttctgcggacgggatcccgcttctgcggtcccgcttctgcgacgagagtgccgcttctgcgactcgTACCGCTTTTGCGCTTTCCCctatcgcacctgcgcgttcgcaggtgcacaAAATAACACGCATATGCGGTCCGTGGCCAAATTCACCCAAGCTGCTTCTGCAACACAAAacacgcacctgcggccaaaagctcgcaggtgcgggcacaccagaactggtgcaccagcagcccctTTTGAGTCTTGACTCAATCCacgcatcgtccgaatggcatccgggtccctgaggccccgtccaaacataccaacaagtatatAAACATAAAACGGACTTACTCTAGCTCTcaaaatgcgtaaaacaacaacaaaaccaagaatcacaccctaaaaccaaatcgaatcaaaatatgaacttcaagttcttcaatttactccaaACACACCGAAACATAATTAAACCattcagaatgacaccaaattttgcgtgcaagtcttaaatcatcatacaTAACTATTCCTAGTCTCAGAATctcatttggacctcgataatatcaaaacctactccaaaccaaatttaaagaacttcaaaaccttcaaagaaccaactttcactattaggcgccaaaacgccctcggctcatccaaaacccgatccgaacatacgaccaagtccgaaattatcatacaaacctattgaaaccatcaaatcctaattcggaggtcgtttactcaaaatgtttatcgaaatcaaacttagcctttttagccaaccttaaggaaccaagtgttccgatttcaactcgaacccttctaaatcccgaactaaccatccccgcaagtcataaaatagtaaaatcacgtactggagtcttatttaggggaacgaggttctagaaaATAAAACGAttggtcgagtcattacattgtccacctcttaaacaaacgttcatcctcgaacgggtctagaatcatacctggagtactgaataagtgtggatatcttctccgcatgtcctcctcagaCTCCCAAGTCACAtgttcgactggttggcccctccactgaacctttatcgTGAAAatcctcttagacctcaactggcaaagctgcctatcaacaatggcaattggttcttcctcataacccaggctctcatctaactggatcgtgctgaagtctaacacatgtgacaagtcggtctgatacctccggagcatagacatgtggaaaattggatgaactcCCAATAGGCTGGGAGGAAAGGAAAGCTCATAAGCGacctctccaactcgtctcaacacctcaaacggGCCTATAAACcatgggctcaactttcccttcttcccgaacctcataatccccttcatcggcgagactttcaagagaaccttctcacctaccatatatgatacatcacgcgccttctgatccgcatagctcttctgtctggactatgctgtgcggagtcgctcctgaatcatctttaccttttccaaggcatcattcatcaaatcagtaccatataacttagcctcgccgagctcaaaccaaccgatgggagaacgacatcgccgacaaatataaagcctcaaatggagccatctcgatgctagactaataattgttgttgtaagcaaattcggccaagggcaagaatcgatcccattgcctttcaaagtcaatcacacatgctctgagcatgtcctccaaaatctaaattgtccgctccgactgcccatcggtctgtggatggaatgtCGTGCttagctctacacgggtccccaactcactctttactgctctccaaaaattcGAAGTAAACAGATGGCCTttgtctgatatgatggaaataggcacaccatgcaaccaaactatctcctgaatataaatctgggccaacctctttgaagtatacatagtcaccaccggaatgaagtgtgccgacttggtcaagctgtcaacaatgacccaaactgcatcaaactttcacaaggtccgcgacaacccaactacgaagtccatagtaatgtgctcccatttccactccggtatagtcatctgctggagtaggccacctgtcctctggtgctcgtacttaacctgctggcaatttaggcacctagctacatactcgactatgtctttcttcatccgccgccaccaatagtgctgcctcaggtcatgatacatcttcatagcacctggatgaatggaataccgagaaCCATGTGCCTCATCTAGAATTCTCTTCCTCAAgacatcgacattaggaacacatagacgaccctggagtcgcagaacaccatcctcgccgatagtaacctccttggaaccaccctgtagtaccgtctctttgAGGACCAACAAGTGCGAATCATaaaactgtcgagccttgatctgctttaacagtgaagactgggcaacaacacatgtaagaactcggctgggctctgaaatatccaacctcacaagtttgttagctaaggactgaatgtccaatgCTAGTGGCCACTCCTCTgctaaaatgaatgccaaactacccatactttccgccttttctgctcaaggcatccgcaacgatattcgccttgcccgaatgataaataatggtgatatcataatccttcaataactcaagccatctgcgctacctcaaattgagatccctttgcttgaacaaattctacaagctgcgatgatcagtgtaaacctcacaggacaccccataaaggtaatgcctccagatctaaagagcatgaacaatcgcagcaAACTCCAAATCGCGTACAGGATAATTTCTCTCATGGGACTTcaattgacgtgaagcatatgtaatgACTCACCCCtactacatcaatacacaacccaaaccaatgtgtgaagcgtcgcaatacacaatatacatccccgaaccggaaggcaacactagaactgatGTTGtggtcaaagatgtcttgagcttctggaagctcgctttgcaatcatcggaccaatagaacggagcacccttctgggttaatctagtcaaaggtgcttcaacagatgagaaaccctccacaaaccggcaataataacctgctaaccccaagaagctcctgatctcagtcaccgtAGTAGGACGacgccaactctgaactgcctaaaTCTTCTTGGGAcataccttaataccctcgcctgatacaacatgccccaagaatgctaaaGAATCTaacaaaaactcacacttggagaacttagtgtataacttttgttcctgcaaggtttgaagcaccaccctcaaatgttgctcgtgctcttccatgctgcgcgagtagatcaaaatgtcatcaataaagacaatgacgaatgaatcaatatatggacgAAACACCCTGTTTATCAAATCCACAAATGCCGTTgtggcgttagtcaaaccgaaggacatcgctagaaactcataatggccatatctagtacgaaaagcAGTCTTCAAAACATCCGTGCCCCGAAtcatcaactgatggtaccccgatctcaagtcgatcttagagaataccctatcACCCTGCAACTGGTAAAAAAAaacatcaatacgcgacaacaagtacttgttcttaatggtaactttgttcaactggctgtaatcaatgcacatcctcatagtcccatctttcttcttcacaaacaatactggtccaccccaaggcgatacactcagaatgacaaacccctttgctagcaactcttcAAGCTGcttcttcaactctttcggagccatacgatatggtgggatagatataggctgagtaccTTGAgctaaatcaatgcagaaatcgatatcacgatctagtggcatgcctggaagatcagaaggaaacataaCATAGAACTCCCAGACTACTGGTACTGAATCATTCGCCAGAGACTCTACGGTagtgtcccgaacataagctaaataagccaaataacctttctcgaccatgtgtcgagccttcataaaagagatgatCCGACTAGGTgtgctgacagacgaacccttccactccaatctaggcaactcgggcatcaccaaggtaacaatcttgacatggaaatcaaggatggcgtgatatggggatagcagtccatgcctaggataaactcgaagtcggtcatatcgagcaacaggagatccactctagtctgataaccacagaatgtgaccacacatGACCTATAGAtatgatccacaacaacagaatcgcccaaaGACACACAAGGAATAtacaggaaatgagcaaacataagcctcggtagcagatagatgcatctatggttcatgtcgttcgactctcggcagtgcacagtttaaaatatttttatgttctatcgggtcgtacgacctcggcataaattgcgcatgataaatctttggaatcaattataattgatattgttttgttggcttgagatataaactgGTAAATGATGGAAATTGAACTTGGGACATACTATTAGCGAAGGGATTTTTTACTATTCATGTTATTGagtttaaaatatatatctttctgtaatccatgcttaattattgttttgatattttattattatcccatagtaagtgtcaaagtcgacccctagtcactacttcttcgaggttagactggatacttacttcgtacatgttgtttatgtactcacgctacacttttgcacttaatgtgcaggacctgaggcaggtgcatctggatatcagtctgGCGCGCACACTTGATCGCTTCTACGAGACTACACGGTAAGCTTCTTTCCGAGCCGATCCGCAGCAGTCGAAGTCTTTTCTTTTGCTTGTATTTTCTGTCTACTGCATTTTAGACAGTAGTGTAGatctcttttgtatattctactagtatctcgtacacttgtaacaccaggtCTTGGTGGTTTAAGCTAGTAGACACGTGATGATTTTTGGGTTATCTTATTTATCTCACtgctttaaaattttgatatctcatttttattaaatgCATACTTATTAATTAAGCACAAAActaaaatcaactatttcaaatctTTAAAAGAAAGGATCACAGAGTTAGTTcactgtcggcttgcctagcgataacgttgggcgccatcacggcccataggagaaattgggtcttGAAAATCTTGTTCAGCTATGCATATGTACTTTAGGGTTTGATAAGTTATTGGATTCTTTCAAATAACGGTCTCCACTCTCTTATAAaatcttttttttatttcttatgTATAAAAAGTAGAATAACAAGTCATCCTATTAACAGTACTCTAGGAGATTCctattcttttgttttttttttcttttttttttctttttcttgtaggTAGAAAATGAAATTCCAAATCACTGACTATTATGCAGATGCTGTAAAAGAATTTATTgagatttttattataaaagcgATAACTCTCAGTTCGAAGGGTGGAATAAGGAAAACTCAAACCTTTCGTCTCTATGTTATTTCCACGAAAAGGCACAAGTTGCAAATGTAACAACCTGGCTGGTTGTTTTCcctatttaaatattttaacccTTTTCCCCCTATTTTATGATTTACATATATGtatttgttgttatatgacttgcggagggtggttggtttagtttcggaGGAGTTTTGGATTggattgggatacttagtccaaggttggaagcttaagttaagaGGGTTGTCCGGAGTTTGTCTTTTGTGTAGACTACcccagaatggtattttgatggtttcgataggttagtatggtaattttggacttaggcgtacatCCAAATTTGGAGATTCTTAGGTCCTTTTGTCTTGCATTGCCGAAAGTTAAAAAGCTGAAAGTTTGGAAAATTTATAGATTTTACTGGGAGTTAaccttgatgatatcgggtttgaattattgttttcgggagttggaataggcatgttgtatcatttgggacttatatgcaaaatttgatatcattccgagttgatttaatGTAGTTCCGCAtgcgttttggaagttggaagatgaTTAGTTCCTTAGGGTTGAATTGAGGTACAATttgtgatttcgatgttgttttatatgatttaaggcctcgagtaggttagTCTTATGTTTTGGGACAAGTTGGTGTTATTGGAcggagtcccgggggcctcaggtatgTTTCATATCTTTTGGTAGAAATGTTCTGGTgcttttgcacctgcgatggatggTCCACAGATGCGAGTTCGCAGATGTAGACCTggggccgcagaagcgaagatgGGCTGGAGGAGGcagggaccgcagatgcagaATATTTAGCATAGAAGTGAGGCCACATATGCAATGAGGAGACTAAAAAGTGGGTGCGCATGTGCGATTGGGGTGACAACATATGCGGTTGATCGAGTATTAAGTGAGACTCACAGATGCGGTACCGCAGATGCGAAGTTTTGGACCGCAAATGCAGAATCGCTGGGAAAACTATaatatttcgagggtttggtcatttttcattatttggagttgtaGAGCTCGTCTCGTAATGACCCGGCTGgacgttttgagtattacaaccccattttccctatttactactcaatttatgcatTACAGTTGGTATGTGACTTGAcagggtgattggttcgggtccggtgaggttttggaatgaattggaacacttcgTTCCAAGGTTTATAGCTTAAGTTGGAATAGTGATTAGATGTCGACTTATATATAAccgacctcggaatagagttttgacttttccaatagctttgtatggtgattttggacttaggagcgtgtccggaaattaTTTGGATGcacgtagctaaattaggcttaaaatggcaaaaatataaatttaagtttggaagtttgaccggggagttgactttttggtatcggcgttggaatccaattctgaaaattggtataggtccgttatattttttatgacttgtgtgtaaaatttaaggtcaatcggacttcatttgatatgtttcggcatcgaatgtagaagtaggaatttcttagtttcattaggcttgaattggggtatgattcgtatttttagcgttattcg
The DNA window shown above is from Nicotiana tomentosiformis chromosome 8, ASM39032v3, whole genome shotgun sequence and carries:
- the LOC104086990 gene encoding CASP-like protein 1F1 gives rise to the protein MECFGTNATHNQSLKSQKYFLGAQILLRILGIIFTVAATWIILTSKHTTVSVFDIQINAHISYPPTLKFFAYANIIGCGFSVLSLLITSILGHKVLDPNNLFHMFIHDLIVMGLLLAGCAAATAIGFVGKYGVRQAGWMPICDHVPKFCHRVADSVMLSYLGVLFYLCLTIISVNRSTHS